One Candidatus Nitronauta litoralis genomic window, CAGTGTCATTTGGAGCTCTCCGTTTGTCTGAAAGCGTCCCAGGCGGTGAAAAGGAACCGGACCCCAATAATTGTCAGGCTATAGGGGAGAATCGTCTGAAACCACCAGGTTGGAATTTCTGCGAAAAGAGTGGCTTCTCCTTCACGTTCGAAAACCAGAAATTCCAGGGCTGCTTTGGCGAGGAACAGACTGATAATAGCTGCAGCAAGCCTTGAGATGACTTTTAACCATCGTCTGACTTGCGGAGATACCAGGTGAGGGATAAAATCTATTGAGAG contains:
- a CDS encoding TRAP transporter small permease, whose translation is MRILRSFDTLLARVETFFLILVLIALVSLSFGQVVLRNFFNEGFLWADTLCRQLVLWVGFLGASLAVHENRHLSIDFIPHLVSPQVRRWLKVISRLAAAIISLFLAKAALEFLVFEREGEATLFAEIPTWWFQTILPYSLTIIGVRFLFTAWDAFRQTESSK